One window from the genome of Paramisgurnus dabryanus chromosome 24, PD_genome_1.1, whole genome shotgun sequence encodes:
- the gpr37l1a gene encoding G-protein coupled receptor 37-like 1: protein MMFSLLFCLVLFVGSVQSDKPRALEMSLMESSSPSLGHTSSSSAHHHHHHHREEDSEDLTTRAHHFQRVPRGSKQKDRHGHRQPRPHPDPDGFFTTPRTFNGSLRVHNPLYPLTEESYSAYAVMLLALIVFSVGIVGNLALMCIVWHNYYLKNTWNCVLASLALWDFMVLFFCLPVVIFNELTKRRLMGDLSCRIVPYVEVTSLGVTTFSLCALSIDRFHTVTSIQPRPRQIEPCQSILAKLSVIWIGSMVLAAPELLMWQLVQEVSPRTGLPVDSCSQEPSTNLPEMLYSLVLTYHQARMWWTFGCFFCLPLLFTAACQLLTRHVTDENAKTKQARPSSTSSSSTSSSSSPKKQQQRRERQMMHTVVTLAVVYAVCSLPENAWNIVLASAGIEVGVATRALLALIGQFLLFVRAGATPVLLLCLCRSLGRGFMDCCCCCCDECMPDPSSSSTASSGTTNATTVSSLPSSPVSVREDKLKIVSGAMFFDKVKDGPAELIIGTPC, encoded by the exons ATGATGTTTAGTTTATTATTTTGTCTGGTTTTATTCGTTGGGTCAGTGCAGTCGGATAAGCCGCGCGCACTGGAGATGAGTCTGATGGAGTCTTCCTCGCCCTCACTGGGTCACACGAGCTCCTCATCAgcccatcatcatcatcatcatcacagagAGGAAGATAGTGAAGATCTCACGACACGAGCGCATCACTTCCAGAGAGTCCCACGCGGCTCAAAGCAGAAAGACCGACACGGCCATCGACAACCGAGACCCCATCCCGACCCGGACGGGTTCTTCACAACACCCAGAACTTTCAACGGGTCGCTGCGCGTGCACAACCCGTTATACCCCCTGACGGAGGAGTCGTACAGCGCGTACGCGGTGATGCTGCTGGCGCTTATCGTGTTCTCTGTGGGTATCGTGGGGAATCTCGCGCTCATGTGTATCGTGTGGCACAATTATTACCTGAAGAACACGTGGAACTGTGTGCTGGCCAGTCTGGCCTTGTGGGACTTCATGGTTCTGTTCTTCTGTCTGCCTGTGGTGATCTTCAATGAGCTGACCAAGAGAAGACTCATGGGTGATCTCTCATGCAGAATAGTGCCATACGTAGAG GTGACATCACTCGGTGTGACCACGTTCTCTCTGTGCGCTCTCAGCATCGATCGTTTCCACACGGTGACCAGCATCCAGCCCCGTCCACGGCAGATCGAGCCTTGTCAGTCTATCCTGGCCAAACTATCTGTGATCTGGATCGGGTCTATGGTCCTGGCGGCTCCAGAGCTGCTGATGTGGCAGCTGGTACAGGAAGTTTCTCCTCGGACGGGTCTTCCGGTGGATTCCTGCAGTCAAGAGCCGTCTACGAACCTACCTGAGATGCTGTACTCGCTCGTGCTGACGTACCATCAGGCCAGAATGTGGTGGACCTTCGGCTGTTTCTTCTGTTTGCCTTTGCTCTTCACCGCCGCCTGTCAACTGCTCACACGACACGTGACGGATGAAAACGCCAAAACCAAACAGGCCCGACCATCATCAACCTCCTCTTCATCCACATCATCGTCTTCATCTCCTAAAAAACAGCAGCAGCGACGCGAGCGCCAGATGATGCATACGGTAGTGACGTTGGCGGTCGTGTACGCCGTGTGCAGTTTACCAGAAAACGCTTGGAATATCGTGCTAGCGTCCGCAGGCATCGAAGTGGGCGTGGCCACGCGGGCGTTACTGGCTCTCATTGGTCAGTTCCTGTTGTTTGTGCGAGCAGGTGCCACGCCCGTTTTGCTGTTGTGCCTTTGTCGATCTCTTGGACGAGGTTTCATGGACTGTTGCTGCTGTTGTTGCGATGAATGCATGCCTGACCCATCTTCTTCATCAACAGCATCATCTGGTACCACCAACGCTACGACTGTCTCATCCTTGCCTTCGTCTCCTGTATCCGTCAGGGAGGATAAGCTAAAGATAGTTTCAGGGGCAATGTTTTTTGATAAAGTTAAGGACGGTCCTGCTGAGCTGATCATCGGTACACCATGCTGA
- the arl8a gene encoding ADP-ribosylation factor-like protein 8A, whose translation MIALFNKLLDWFKALFWKEEMELTLVGLQYSGKTTFVNVIASGQFSEDMIPTVGFNMRKITKGNVTIKLWDIGGQPRFRSMWERYCRGVSAIVYMVDAADPDKIEASKNELHNLLDKPQLQGIPVLVLGNKRDLPGSLDEKELIERMNLSAIQDREICCYSISCKEKDNIDITLQWLIQHSRTRRS comes from the exons ATGATCGCGTTATTTAATAAACTGTTGGATTGGTTTAAGGCGCTCTTCTGGAAGGAGGAGATGGAGCTGACGCTTGTCGGACTGCAGTACTCGGGGAAAACCACATTCGTCAACGTCATCGCG TCCGGTCAGTTCAGTGAGGACATGATCCCTACAGTCGGATTTAACATGCGCAAGATCACCAAGGGAAACGTCACTATTAAA TTGTGGGATATCGGAGGACAGCCGCGTTTCAGGAGTATGTGGGAGCGATACTGTCGTGGAGTCAGTGCTATAGT gtatATGGTCGACGCTGCTGATCCAGATAAAATTGAGGCGTCTAAAAATGAGCTGCACAACTTGTTAGATAAGCCACAGTTGCAGGGCATTCCT GTTCTTGTTTTGGGCAACAAGCGAGATCTTCCTGGATCTCTGGATGAGAAGGAGCTGATTGAACGAAT GAACCTGTCAGCCATCCAGGACCGAGAGATCTGCTGTTACTCAATTTCCTGCAAGGAGAAAGACAACATTG ACATCACACTACAGTGGCTGATCCAGCACTCGCGAACCAGGCGGAGCTGA
- the c24h6orf89 gene encoding bombesin receptor-activated protein C6orf89 homolog, which yields MGSSLSEPCIYDKLSESIDILRQSGYRYGMSEREIERFIKQVLETNEPRRDPPQFPILRATVKFLVAVGVLLIAVLAFTYPQSPPLLGPLRATGHNWSSPLSHIRLLSLPIAKKYNLHGFHQWWVAAQVNCSACADVTAVLELTDVLSESAVMHRETQPILLKGGESVSQRVSQLDQFSRDSHFSVLKQETNTQSPANISLIWSFSSSRKETIFQWLFPDVELCPLLNNTGTTLQHCELTNNTSSQSRREQVMGWLVVAEGSPAVGVRPVQRCEKHCRSFNLWLEPGDMVYADPRYWITELFPGQGQNVVCDVPVL from the exons atggGCTCGTCTCTGAGTGAACCTTGTATCTATGATAAGTTATCAGAGAGTATAGATATACTGCGACAGTCCGGTTATCGTTATGggatgtcagagagagagattgagagATTCATCAAACAGGTTCTGGAGACGAATGAACCTCGTCGAGATCCACCACAGTTTCCCATCCTCAGAGCGACAGTCAAG tttttagttGCTGTTGGGGTTCTGTTGATCGCTGTTTTAGCGTTCACATACCCACAGAGTCcccccctcctcggacccctgAGGGCCACAGGACACAACTGGTCGTCCCCTCTGAGTCACATCCGTCTGCTGTCACTGCCCATCGCTAAAAAATACAACCTGCACG gATTTCACCAGTGGTGGGTCGCAGCTCAGGTCAACTGCTCCGCCTGCGCAGACGTGACTGCAGTGCTGGAACTGACGGATGTGTTAAGCGAGTCTGCAGTAATGCACAGAGAAACACAACCCATACTACTGAAG GGTGGAGAGTCTGTGTCTCAGCGTGTTTCTCAGCTGGATCAGTTTTCAAGAGATTCTCACTTCAGCGTTTTAAAGCAGGAGACAAACACACAATCACCCGCTAACATCAGTCTGATCTG GAGTTTCTCATCCAGTCGCAAAGAGACGATCTTCCAGTGGCTGTTTCCTGACGTTGAGCTCTGCCCCCTGCTGAACAACACAGGAACTACACTGCAACACTGTGAGCTGACCAACAACACGAGCTCTCAAAGCAGG AGAGAGCAGGTGATGGGTTGGCTGGTGGTTGCTGAGGGATCTCCAGCTGTTGGTGTTCGTCCTGTCCAACGATGTGAAAAACACTGCAGATCTTTTAACCTGTGGCTTGAGCCGGGAGATATGG TCTACGCAGATCCACGCTACTGGATTACAGAGCTGTTCCCGGGGCAAGGTCAGAACGTTGTTTGTGACGTACCGGTGCTCTGA